In the Malaya genurostris strain Urasoe2022 chromosome 1, Malgen_1.1, whole genome shotgun sequence genome, one interval contains:
- the LOC131426403 gene encoding gastrula zinc finger protein XlCGF57.1-like isoform X2, which produces MFVDTGEKPVVSDVCDNGIRNTEKERQLNVHTVKRLYKCTECGKDFNSQINLNRHMYIHTGKRTFKCTVCGKCFVYNSILSTHMTTHTGDYKHVCDVCGRGFAHRSGLDAHKYSHIAERLYKCTECGKDFNYQRSLHQHMYLHTGKSPFKCTVCGKCFVTSSTLSAHMSTHTGNYKYTCDVCGKGFGQSSHLIDHKYSHTEERPYKCTICEKDFKSRINLNRHMYLHTDKSPFKCTVCGKCFVTSSTLSAHMSTHTGNYKYTCDVCGKGFGRSSSLIDHKNSHTGERPYKCTICEKDFNYQKSLNRHMYLHTGKSPFECSVCGKCFVSNYILSTHMTTHTGDYKYTCDVCGKGFVRRSRLINHKSSHTAERPYKCTICEKEFKIKTNLDLHMMFHTGDLPHKCTVCGKGFAIKHRLTAHKYTHTSDYKYTCDVCGKGFGRSSSLIDHKNSHTGERPYKCTICEKDFKTKPTLDTHILNHTGDRPHKCTVCGKSFANKHSLTAHKSTHTGDYKYTCDVCGKGFANSSRLLYHNYSHTENTGGRHTGGRHQCEVCGKEYSREYNLKLHKRIHSSDQSIDPLPIEPTDHDSDILVKQENITIEPTKLDDNGNDNVNEQACTNGYCDAIDLQPNLHDPVSSNEIELDEKVSCHLQDVMSDL; this is translated from the exons ATGTTCGTCGATACCGGAGAAAAGCCGGTCGTTAGTGATGTATGTGACAATGGAATTCGCAACACTGAAAAGGAACGCCAGCTCAATGTTCATACCGTCAAACGATTGTACAAATGCACTGAATGCGGAAAAGATTTCAACTCTCAAATAAATCTTAATCGGCATATGTACATTCACACTGGCAAGAGGACGTTCAAATGCACTGTATGCGGAAAATGCTTTGTTTACAACAGTATCTTAAGCACACACATGACTACACACACGGGCGATTATAAACATGTGTGTGATGTATGTGGCAGAGGATTTGCGCACAGATCGGGTTTGGATGCCCACAAATACAGTCATATCGCCGAACGTTTGTACAAATGCACTGAATGCGGAAAAGATTTCAACTATCAAAGAAGTCTTCATCAGCATATGTACCTGCACACTGGCAAGAGTCCGTTCAAATGCACTGTATGCGGAAAATGCTTTGTTACCAGCAGTACTCTAAGCGCACACATGTCTACACATACGGGTAATTATAAGTATACGTGTGACGTGTGCGGTAAAGGATTCGGGCAAAGTTCACACTTGATAGACCACAAATACAGTCATACCGAAGAGCGGCCATACAAATGCACTATATGCGAAAAAGATTTCAAGTCTCGAATAAATCTTAATCGGCATATGTATCTTCACACTGACAAGAGTCCGTTCAAATGCACTGTATGCGGAAAATGCTTTGTTACCAGCAGTACTCTAAGCGCACACATGTCTACACATACGGGTAATTATAAGTATACGTGTGACGTGTGCGGTAAAGGATTCGGGAGAAGTTCAAGCTTGATAGACCACAAAAACAGTCATACCGGAGAGCGGCCATACAAATGCACTATATGCGAAAAAGATTTCAACTATCAAAAAAGTCTTAATCGGCATATGTACCTGCACACTGGCAAGAGTCCGTTCGAATGCAGTGTATGCGGAAAATGCTTTGTTTCCAACTATATCCTAAGCACACACATGACTACACACACGGGCGATTATAAGTATACGTGTGACGTGTGCGGAAAAGGATTCGTGCGAAGATCACGCTTGATAAACCACAAATCTAGTCATACCGCAGAGCGGCCATACAAATGCACTATATGCGAAAaagaatttaaaattaaaacgaATTTAGACTTACATATGATGTTTCACACAGGAGATCTTCCGCACAAATGCACTGTATGTGGTAAAGGTTTTGCCATTAAACATCGCCTGACTGCACACAAATACACACATACGAGCGATTATAAGTATACTTGTGACGTGTGCGGTAAAGGATTCGGGAGAAGTTCAAGCTTGATAGACCACAAAAACAGTCATACCGGAGAGCGGCCATACAAATGCACTATATGCGAAAAAGATTTTAAAACCAAACCGACTTTGGACACACATATACTGAATCACACAGGAGATCGTCCACACAAATGCACTGTATGTGGTAAAAGTTTTGCCAATAAACATAGCCTGACTGCACACAAATCCACACACACGGGTGATTATAAGTATACGTGTGACGTGTGCGGCAAAGGATTCGCGAACAGTTCACGCTTGCTATACCACAATTACAGCCATACGGAAAACACGGGTGGTCGACATACGGGTGGTCGACATCAATGTGAAGTGTGCGGCAAAGAATACTCCAGGGAATATAACTTGAAATTACATAAACGCATTCATTCATCTGATCAGTCGATTGATCCGTTACCAATCGAACCAACAGATCACGATAGCGACATTCTAGTAAAACAGGAGAATATAACAATTGAACCAACGAAACTCGATGACAATGGCAATGACAACGTAAATGAACAAGCTTGTACCAATGGCTACTGCGACGCAATTGATTTACAACCAAACCTACATGACCCCGTTAGCAGCAATGAAATTGAGCTAGA TGAAAAAGTATCCTGCCACCTTCAGGATGTTATGTCAGATTTGTAA
- the LOC131426403 gene encoding zinc finger protein 62-like isoform X1: MFVDTGVKPFESDVCDNGIRNTEKERQLNVHTVKRLYKCTECGKDFHTQINLNRHMYIHTGKRPFKCTVCGKCFVSNGVRSTHMSTHTGDYKYVCDVCGKGFVHRRRLEDHKYIHAGERPYKCAVCEKDFKTKPILDIHMLNHTVDRPHKCTVCGKSFAIKHRLIRHQSTHTGDYKYTCEVCGKGFVNSSRLADHKFNHTKERSYQCTICEKDFTTNNYLTQHMLLHTGARHQCEVCGKEYSSHIYLKLHKCILTYDQSIDPLPMETTDQDSDILTKQENITIEPTKLDNNDNVNKQAYTNGYCDDLNDKVSCQLQDVMPEMEHKCQICDKYFANKDDLHEHASVHESERPFSCDICGQSYESKDQLTKHMTEHIECPNDKYKCDVCGKEFRDNQTLKFHNSIHTGERPYECTVCEKSFGSKSILRTHMSTHTGNYRHSCDVCGKGFVHRSHLNDHKYSHTGEQPYKCTVCGKIFSTNTALSLHFSSHTGNYKYECDVCGKGFMIQSRLKYHKNKHTGERPYKCTVCGKCFASNHRLISHESTHTGEYKHTCNVCGRGFVDSSRLIDHKYSHTEERPYQCTICEKGFVTRNNLNQHLSVHSGSRYKCEVCGKEYSRKKNLKLHQRIHTSDQSIESNTKNESTQLDNNDKINEQINTNSNSVEFDLQSNPHEKVSNQLQDVMSEDLC, translated from the exons ATGTTCGTCGATACCGGAGTAAAGCCGTTCGAAAGTGATGTGTGTGACAATGGAATTCGCAACACTGAAAAGGAACGCCAGCTCAATGTTCATACCGTCAAACGATTGTACAAATGCACTGAATGCGGAAAAGATTTCCACACTCAAATAAATCTTAATCGGCATATGTACATTCACACTGGCAAGAGGCCGTTCAAATGCACTGTATGCGGAAAATGCTTTGTTTCAAACGGTGTCCGTAGCACGCACATGTCTACACACACGGGTGATTATAAGTATGTTTGTGATGTATGTGGCAAAGGATTTGTGCACAGACGGCGTTTGGAGGACCACAAATACATTCATGCCGGAGAGCGGCCTTACAAATGCGCGGTATGTGAAAAAGATTTTAAAACCAAACCGATTTTGGACATACATATGCTGAATCACACAGTGGATCGTCCACACAAATGCACTGTATGTGGTAAAAGTTTTGCCATTAAACATCGCCTAATTAGACACCAATCCACACATACGGGCGATTATAAGTATACTTGTGAAGTGTGTGGCAAAGGATTCGTGAACAGTTCACGCTTGGCAGATCACAAGTTCAACCATACGAAAGAGCGGTCTTATCAATGCACTATATGCGAAAAAGATTTTACTACTAACAATTACCTAACCCAACACATGTTGCTTCACACTGGTGCTCGACATCAATGTGAAGTGTGTGGCAAAGAATACTCTAGCcacatttatttgaaattgcACAAGTGCATTCTTACATATGATCAGTCGATTGATCCGTTACCAATGGAAACAACAGATCAGGATAGCGACATTCTAACCAAACAGGAGAATATAACAATTGAACCAACGAAACTCGATAACAATGACAACGTAAATAAACAAGCTTATACCAATGGTTACTGCGATGATCTAAA TGATAAAGTATCCTGTCAGCTACAAGATGTTATGCCAGAGATGGAACACAAGTGTCAGATTTGTGATAAATACTTTGCTAACAAAGATGATCTTCATGAGCATGCCTCAGTTCATGAAAGCGAACGACCATTTAGTTGTGATATTTGCGGACAAAGTTATGAATCGAAGGATCAGCTAACCAAGCATATGACCGAGCATATTGAGTGTCCTAATGATAAATATAAATGTGATGTGTGTGGCAAAGAGTTTCGTGACAACCAAACATTAAAGTTCCACAACAGTATTCACACCGGAGAGCGACCGTACGAATGCACAGTATGCGAAAAAAGCTTTGGTTCCAAAAGTATCCTAAGGACACACATGTCTACACACACGGGAAATTATAGGCATAGTTGTGATGTATGTGGTAAAGGGTTTGTGCACAGATCGCATTTGAATGACCATAAATACAGTCATACCGGAGAGCAACCTTACAAATGCACTGTGTGTGGAAAGATTTTTTCGACTAACACTGCTCTAAGTTTACATTTTTCCTCACACACGGGTAATTATAAGTACGAGTGTGATGTTTGTGGCAAAGGATTCATGATACAATCCCGTTTGAAATACCACAAAAACAAGCATACGGGAGAGCGACCTTACAAATGCACGGTATGTGGAAAATGTTTTGCTTCTAACCATCGCCTGATTTCACACGAATCCACACACACGGGTGAGTATAAGCATACGTGTAACGTGTGCGGCAGAGGATTCGTGGACAGTTCACGCTTGATAGACCACAAATATAGCCATACGGAAGAGCGGCCATATCAATGCACTATATGCGAAAAAGGTTTTGTGACTAGAAATAACCTGAACCAACATTTATCAGTTCACTCAGGTAGTCGATATAAATGTGAAGTGTGTGGCAAAGAAtactccagaaaaaaaaatttgaaactgcACCAACGCATCCATACATCTGATCAGTCGATTGAGTCGAATACAAAGAACGAATCCACACAATTAGATAACAATGACAAAAtcaatgaacaaataaacactAATAGTAACAGCGTCGAATTCGATTTACAATCAAACCCTCATGAGAAGGTATCCAACCAGCTACAGGATGTCATGTCAGAGGATTTATGCTAA